The Cellulomonas wangleii genome includes a region encoding these proteins:
- a CDS encoding M20/M25/M40 family metallo-hydrolase — MAARRTTALAGTLAALVLGTSALLVPPAAAHGRGGGPGHGPGHGSGHVVDAERFARQVTTRGVWRHLEELQRIADRNDGNRAALTSGYEASARYVERTLQRAGYTTTRDPFTFEFEVVDAATLTTDGGATYDVDQMQYAPNSPEGGVTAPGSVPADVTGCTADSWAGVEVTGTIAVVSRGVCSFAEKAVAAEAAGAVGVVVYNNVEGILFGTLGAEGVATVPVAGADLADGQAVVADIVDGGATLTLDTRFHVQQEESFNVIAETRAGRDDNVVMLGAHLDGVEEGPGLNDNGSGSAVLLEVAVQLAKQKKLNNTVRFAWWGAEELGLLGSTAYVEELAGQEGELDRIATYLNLDMVGSPNYIIGVYDADESTYPAPVTVPPGSAETEAVLTGWFDATGQPWVDTEFSGRSDYQAFIENGVPASGLFTGADDIKTAEEVALFGGTAGITHDPNYHSPGDDLSNVSREAIGIMAPAVAFATASLANDTSAINGVSGPGDQGHQHGPWKPGKGKGHGRGHAGAMDLRTS; from the coding sequence GTGGCAGCTCGACGCACCACCGCCCTCGCGGGCACCCTCGCCGCGCTCGTGCTCGGCACGAGCGCCCTGCTCGTCCCACCCGCGGCCGCCCACGGTCGCGGCGGTGGGCCAGGCCACGGCCCGGGCCACGGGTCCGGCCACGTCGTCGACGCCGAGCGGTTCGCCCGGCAGGTGACGACCCGCGGCGTCTGGCGGCACCTGGAGGAGCTGCAGCGCATCGCCGACCGCAACGACGGCAACCGCGCCGCGCTGACGTCCGGGTACGAGGCCAGCGCCCGGTACGTCGAGCGCACGCTGCAGCGTGCCGGGTACACCACGACGCGCGACCCGTTCACGTTCGAGTTCGAGGTGGTCGACGCCGCGACCCTGACGACCGACGGCGGGGCGACCTACGACGTCGACCAGATGCAGTACGCGCCGAACTCGCCCGAGGGCGGCGTGACCGCACCCGGGTCGGTCCCCGCCGACGTCACCGGGTGCACGGCCGACTCGTGGGCGGGCGTCGAGGTCACCGGCACCATCGCCGTGGTCAGCCGGGGGGTCTGCTCGTTCGCCGAGAAGGCGGTCGCTGCGGAGGCGGCCGGCGCCGTGGGCGTCGTCGTCTACAACAACGTCGAGGGGATCCTGTTCGGCACCCTCGGTGCGGAGGGTGTGGCCACGGTGCCCGTGGCCGGTGCCGACCTGGCCGACGGGCAGGCGGTCGTCGCGGACATCGTCGACGGCGGCGCGACGCTCACCCTGGACACCCGGTTCCACGTCCAGCAGGAGGAGAGCTTCAACGTCATCGCGGAGACGCGGGCGGGGCGCGACGACAACGTCGTCATGCTCGGTGCGCACCTGGACGGCGTCGAGGAGGGCCCGGGCCTGAACGACAACGGCAGCGGCTCGGCGGTCCTGCTCGAGGTCGCGGTGCAGCTGGCCAAGCAGAAGAAGCTCAACAACACCGTGCGGTTCGCGTGGTGGGGTGCCGAGGAGCTCGGCCTGCTCGGGTCGACCGCGTACGTCGAGGAGCTCGCGGGTCAGGAGGGCGAGCTGGACCGCATCGCCACCTACCTGAACCTCGACATGGTCGGCTCGCCCAACTACATCATCGGCGTCTACGACGCGGACGAGTCGACGTACCCGGCGCCCGTGACGGTGCCGCCGGGTTCCGCCGAGACGGAGGCCGTGCTGACCGGCTGGTTCGACGCGACCGGCCAGCCGTGGGTCGACACGGAGTTCTCCGGCCGCTCGGACTACCAGGCGTTCATCGAGAATGGCGTGCCGGCGTCCGGCCTGTTCACCGGCGCCGACGACATCAAGACCGCCGAGGAGGTCGCGCTGTTCGGCGGCACCGCCGGCATCACCCACGACCCGAACTACCACAGCCCTGGCGACGACCTGTCGAACGTCAGCCGTGAGGCGATCGGGATCATGGCCCCGGCGGTGGCGTTCGCGACGGCCAGCCTGGCCAACGACACCTCCGCGATCAACGGGGTGTCGGGTCCCGGCGACCAGGGCCACCAGCACGGACCCTGGAAGCCCGGCAAGGGCAAGGGGCACGGGCGCGGCCACGCGGGTGCCATGGACCTGCGGACGTCGTGA
- a CDS encoding ATP-grasp domain-containing protein, with product MGAGGAQRRILVTGAAGPAGRALASRLVQVGETREVWAIGADMAPVPVPGYEAVEMVAPAVDPRYEEDMLALVAGLEPDLVLPTVSEELPRIATLGRAVGWGHRLVVSAPGPAAVAGDKLLTMWALARARVDVPVFAVASSFRSAAQVLDWAGGPAVVKPRVARGGRGVHVLDDPDDRVWGRVDASWLVQGFAPGTEYSPQVYRSPTTGECTVVVLRKAALEHGRIGNATAVDRVPEGDEADVADLAERTVRALDLVGPVDMDVRRLADGTPVVLEVNARFGAVSASAPELLDAVLDDWPG from the coding sequence ATGGGCGCAGGGGGAGCGCAGCGCAGGATCCTGGTGACCGGTGCTGCCGGTCCGGCAGGCCGGGCGCTGGCGAGCAGGCTCGTGCAGGTGGGCGAGACGCGCGAGGTCTGGGCGATCGGCGCGGACATGGCACCGGTCCCGGTGCCCGGCTACGAGGCGGTCGAGATGGTCGCCCCGGCGGTGGACCCGCGGTACGAGGAGGACATGCTGGCCCTCGTCGCAGGGCTGGAGCCGGACCTCGTGCTGCCCACGGTGTCGGAGGAGCTGCCACGGATCGCGACGCTCGGGCGGGCCGTCGGCTGGGGCCACCGGCTCGTGGTCTCGGCTCCCGGCCCGGCCGCCGTGGCGGGAGACAAGCTGCTGACGATGTGGGCGCTCGCGCGGGCCCGGGTCGACGTGCCGGTCTTCGCCGTCGCGAGCAGCTTCAGGTCCGCGGCGCAGGTCCTCGACTGGGCCGGTGGGCCGGCCGTCGTCAAGCCGCGCGTGGCGCGCGGCGGGCGCGGCGTGCACGTCCTGGACGACCCCGACGACCGGGTGTGGGGGCGGGTCGACGCGTCGTGGCTCGTGCAGGGCTTCGCCCCCGGCACGGAGTACAGCCCGCAGGTGTACCGCTCGCCGACGACGGGCGAGTGCACCGTCGTCGTCCTGCGCAAGGCGGCGCTCGAGCACGGACGGATCGGCAACGCGACGGCCGTGGACCGGGTGCCGGAGGGTGACGAGGCGGACGTCGCCGACCTGGCGGAGCGGACCGTGCGCGCGCTGGACCTCGTGGGCCCCGTCGACATGGACGTCCGCCGGCTCGCCGACGGCACCCCGGTGGTGCTGGAGGTCAACGCCCGGTTCGGTGCGGTCTCGGCGTCGGCGCCCGAGCTGCTGGACGCGGTCCTGGACGACTGGCCCGGCTGA
- a CDS encoding helix-turn-helix transcriptional regulator, whose product MADGVRPGTPDDAAPDAAEDARRRPTGGETVHNRIAVLRAERGVSRRELAEALGVHYQTVGYLERGEYSPSLHLALRIAQFFDVPVEVAFSLAPFPRIGDTPQVGATRSGLR is encoded by the coding sequence GTGGCTGACGGAGTTCGCCCCGGCACGCCGGACGACGCGGCCCCCGACGCGGCCGAGGACGCGCGTCGCCGCCCCACGGGCGGCGAGACCGTGCACAACCGCATCGCCGTGCTGCGCGCCGAGCGCGGCGTGAGCCGGCGGGAGCTGGCCGAGGCCCTCGGTGTGCACTACCAGACGGTCGGGTACCTCGAGCGCGGCGAGTACAGCCCGTCGCTGCACCTGGCGCTGCGCATCGCGCAGTTCTTCGACGTCCCCGTCGAGGTGGCGTTCTCGCTCGCACCGTTCCCGCGGATCGGCGACACGCCGCAGGTCGGGGCCACGAGGTCCGGGCTGCGCTGA
- the nrdI gene encoding class Ib ribonucleoside-diphosphate reductase assembly flavoprotein NrdI — protein MRRTPVYYYSSASGLVRTFAERLDRPVHNLAEREHRTSEVDGPWVLLTPSYKTGNDANDTIPEAVRRFLRSAHNRRLLVGVMGSGNRNFGQYYQKAAREIAQRSGRPVLFEFELAGTPWDVEECERILQDLDAALDVRHAG, from the coding sequence ATGCGTCGCACGCCCGTCTACTACTACTCGTCCGCGAGCGGACTCGTCCGCACGTTCGCCGAGCGCCTGGACCGGCCCGTGCACAACCTCGCCGAGCGCGAGCACCGCACCAGCGAGGTCGACGGGCCGTGGGTGCTGCTGACGCCGTCGTACAAGACCGGCAACGACGCGAACGACACGATCCCCGAGGCGGTGCGCCGGTTCCTGCGCTCGGCGCACAACCGCCGCCTGCTCGTGGGGGTGATGGGGTCCGGCAACCGCAACTTCGGGCAGTACTACCAGAAGGCCGCGCGCGAGATCGCGCAGCGGTCCGGACGGCCCGTGCTGTTCGAGTTCGAGCTGGCCGGCACGCCGTGGGACGTCGAGGAGTGCGAGCGGATCCTGCAGGACCTCGACGCGGCGCTCGACGTGCGGCACGCGGGCTGA
- the fabG gene encoding 3-oxoacyl-ACP reductase FabG, protein MAELLAGRTALVTGGTLGIGHGIAQTLQRHGAQVVVTGLTEQECDDARARGTAAHVLDVRDADACREVVARVVEDLGGLSVLAANAGVYPQARVADMTDTDVDGIVGVNLKGTIHAVQAALPALTASGRGRVVVTSSITGNITGYPGWAHYGATKAAQMGFVRTAAIELARAEITVNAVLPGNVLTPGLRALGEEYMARMARSVPLGFLAEPEDVGEVVAFLASDGARYVTGQGIVVDGGQVLPESPEALAEA, encoded by the coding sequence ATGGCCGAGCTGCTCGCCGGACGCACCGCGCTGGTGACGGGGGGAACCCTCGGCATCGGCCACGGCATCGCGCAGACCCTGCAGCGCCACGGCGCGCAGGTCGTCGTCACGGGGCTCACCGAGCAGGAGTGCGACGACGCACGCGCCCGCGGCACGGCGGCCCACGTCCTGGACGTGCGGGACGCCGACGCGTGCCGCGAGGTCGTCGCGCGGGTCGTCGAGGACCTCGGCGGGCTGTCGGTGCTGGCCGCCAACGCGGGCGTCTACCCGCAGGCGCGCGTCGCGGACATGACGGACACGGACGTCGACGGGATCGTCGGCGTCAACCTCAAGGGCACGATCCACGCCGTGCAGGCGGCGCTGCCGGCGCTGACCGCGTCGGGCCGCGGGCGCGTCGTCGTGACCAGCTCGATCACGGGCAACATCACCGGGTACCCCGGCTGGGCGCACTACGGCGCGACGAAGGCCGCGCAGATGGGGTTCGTGCGCACCGCCGCCATCGAGCTCGCGCGTGCCGAGATCACGGTCAACGCGGTGCTGCCGGGCAACGTGCTGACGCCCGGGCTGCGGGCGCTGGGTGAGGAGTACATGGCCCGGATGGCGCGGTCCGTGCCGCTGGGGTTCCTCGCCGAGCCCGAGGACGTGGGCGAGGTCGTCGCGTTCCTCGCGTCCGACGGCGCCCGGTACGTCACCGGGCAGGGGATCGTCGTCGACGGCGGCCAGGTGCTGCCCGAGTCGCCGGAGGCGTTGGCGGAGGCATGA
- a CDS encoding OmpA family protein gives MLVSRRTRPPLAAGLVLALAVLAGCTAGDADTPAPDATPTPTVDPGPQPEDVVATAVIPEGGIDVEVGVHPVVRAGEYAVLTLDLTPLEELPDGDPVHVNGFAGALSRNVTLRPPSNVRLVDLERDVIHHPGVGGDDWPVVAPRQWDVLRGPEGSRVLIPYAAPADDVTSVSVLLPGAPLFADVPVIEGDVPSSVRPDAGGGDPSATGTPTAAGTATATPSPRPEPETLDLDAIVEARTFPLDSSSSELEGAVTTTESTERIDVQLGSDVLFEFDQATLTPAASEAVALVAARIAEREPGTVDVVGHTDDQGDDAYNLDLSQRRAQAVADALAAQVDASSYPLQAQGRGEAEPFVANDSEENRALNRRVTVSLTSTVVTRTDVTTTGELPPFGEKGTVAPGDAPLKIVNLARAWEVQATARRVHGHVVVDLAVRGDDEEDGLGWAVGFLRGKHPHRGDGTRTPENVAGRAVILHGASKLYPMDYTTGPTDGAPDGEWLTVTDLDAGAWIDGGQTRMYSFVYPRMDVDTVTFQVGNGITYSDDFRLLDVPVAPDASPTADG, from the coding sequence AGGACGTCGTGGCGACCGCCGTGATCCCGGAGGGCGGCATCGACGTCGAGGTCGGGGTCCACCCGGTCGTCCGGGCGGGTGAGTACGCGGTGCTCACCCTCGACCTGACGCCGCTCGAGGAGCTGCCGGACGGCGACCCCGTGCACGTGAACGGGTTCGCCGGCGCGCTGTCGCGCAACGTGACGCTCCGTCCGCCGTCGAACGTCCGGCTGGTCGACCTCGAGCGGGACGTGATCCACCACCCCGGCGTCGGAGGGGACGACTGGCCGGTGGTGGCGCCGCGCCAGTGGGACGTGCTGCGCGGGCCCGAGGGCAGCCGCGTGCTGATCCCCTACGCGGCTCCCGCGGACGACGTCACGAGCGTGTCGGTCCTGCTGCCCGGCGCCCCGCTGTTCGCCGACGTCCCGGTGATCGAGGGCGACGTCCCGTCGAGCGTGCGCCCCGACGCCGGAGGCGGTGACCCGTCGGCGACGGGCACGCCGACGGCCGCGGGCACGGCGACGGCGACCCCGTCGCCCCGGCCCGAGCCGGAGACGCTCGACCTCGACGCGATCGTCGAGGCGCGCACGTTCCCGCTGGACTCGAGCAGCTCGGAGCTCGAGGGGGCCGTCACCACGACGGAGTCGACCGAGCGGATCGACGTGCAGCTCGGCTCCGACGTGCTCTTCGAGTTCGACCAGGCGACGCTCACCCCGGCCGCGAGCGAGGCCGTCGCGCTCGTCGCCGCGCGGATCGCCGAGCGCGAGCCGGGGACGGTCGACGTCGTCGGGCACACCGACGACCAGGGGGACGACGCCTACAACCTCGACCTCTCGCAGCGGCGCGCGCAGGCGGTCGCCGACGCCCTGGCGGCGCAGGTCGACGCGTCGTCCTACCCGCTGCAGGCGCAGGGCCGCGGTGAGGCCGAGCCGTTCGTCGCCAACGACTCCGAGGAGAACCGGGCGCTCAACCGCCGGGTGACGGTGTCCCTGACCTCGACGGTCGTGACCCGCACCGACGTGACCACCACGGGTGAGCTGCCGCCGTTCGGTGAGAAGGGCACCGTCGCCCCCGGCGACGCGCCCCTGAAGATCGTCAACCTCGCGCGGGCGTGGGAGGTCCAGGCGACGGCACGCCGCGTGCACGGGCACGTCGTGGTCGACCTCGCCGTGCGCGGCGACGACGAGGAGGACGGCCTGGGGTGGGCCGTCGGGTTCCTCCGCGGGAAGCACCCGCACCGCGGCGACGGCACGCGGACGCCGGAGAACGTCGCCGGCCGTGCGGTGATCCTGCACGGTGCGTCGAAGCTCTACCCCATGGACTACACCACCGGCCCGACGGACGGCGCCCCGGACGGGGAGTGGCTGACCGTGACCGACCTGGACGCCGGCGCGTGGATCGACGGCGGACAGACACGGATGTACTCGTTCGTCTACCCGCGCATGGACGTCGACACCGTCACGTTCCAGGTCGGCAACGGCATCACGTACAGCGACGACTTCCGTCTGCTCGACGTGCCGGTCGCGCCCGACGCCTCGCCCACCGCGGACGGGTGA